One Stenotrophomonas maltophilia R551-3 genomic window, CAGATGGCCATGAGCACCACTGTCTACGGTTTGAAGAACTGCGATACCTGCAAGAAGGCGACCAAGTGGCTGGACCGCTTCGGCGTGCCGTACACCTTCGTCGACTACCGCGACAACAAACCCAGCCCGGAAACGCTGCTGGCATGGGCGGCGCAGCTGGGTGGCCTGGCCGCGATGGTCAACAAGTCCTCCACCACCTGGCGGCAGCTGCCGGACAACCGCAAGGCTGCTGATTCCGAGGCCGAATGGAAGCTGCTGCTGCGCGAGTACCCGCAGCTGATCAAGCGTCCGCTGGTGGTCACTGCCGATGGCACGGTCAGCCAGGGGTTCAGTGACAACGGTTTCAAGGCCCGCTTCGGCGTGGGTGACGCATGAGTGCGGTCCTCGACCTGACCTGCGAACTGATCGCACGACCCTCGGTGACGCCGGATGATGCTGGCTGCCAGACACTGCTGGCGGCACGCCTGAAGCAGGCCGGGTTCCAGTGCGATCACCTGCGCCTGGGCGAGGTCGACAACCTGTGGGCGACCCATGGGCAGGGTGCGCCGGTGCTGGTGCTGCTGGGCCACACCGACGTGGTGCCGCCCGGCCCGCGCGAGGCCTGGGCCAGCGATCCGTTCACGCCGCAGATCCGTGAGGGTGTGCTGTACGGCCGTGGCACCGCCGACATGAAGGGCAGCGTGGCGGCGTTCGTGGTGGCCGCCGAGCAGTTCGTGGCCGCGCATCCCGATCATACCGGCACGCTGGCGGTGCTGCTGACCAGCGACGAGGAGGGCGATGCCATCGATGGCGTGCGCCACGTTGCACGGCTCTTCGCCGAGCGCGGCCAGCGCATCGACTGGTGCATCACCGGCGAGCCGTCGTCGACCGCGACGCTGGGTGACCTGCTGCGCGTGGGTCGTCGCGGCAGCCTGTCGGCCAAGCTGCGCGTGCAGGGCGTGCAGGGTCATGTGGCGTATCCGGAGAAGGCACGTAACCCGATCCACCAGGCGGCGCCGGCCCTGGCCGAGCTGAGTGCGCGGCGCTGGGATGACGGCTACGAGAGTTTCCCGCCGACCAGCCTGCAGATCTCCAACATCCATGCCGGTACCGGTGCCAACAATGTGATTCCCGGCGAGCTGGAGGTGGATTTCAACATCCGCTACAACCCGCACTGGGATGCGCCGAAGCTGGAGGCGGAGATCACTGCACTGTTGGACCAGCATGGCCTGCAGTACACGCTCAAGTGGCATCGCAGCGGTGAGCCGTTCTACACCCCGGAAGGCACGCTGCGTGCGACTGCGCGCGCGGTACTGGCCGAGCACATCGGCCGCGCACCGGAAGAAAGCACCGGCGGAGGCACCTCCGATGCACGCTTCATCGCGCCGCTGGGCGCGCAGTGCATCGAAGTGGGGCCGGTCAACGCCAGCATCCACCAGGTGGACGAGAACGTGCGCGTGGACGAGCTGGAAGCACTGCCGGGGTTGTACCAGCGGCTGGTGGAACGGTTGCTGGTGTGAGCCCCGCAGTGGGGATGCCTCGATCCTGCTGAGGTGGGTGCCGACCGTTGGTCGGCACGCCTCCCGCCGGGGCCGCTTCTCTACTCCGAAAAAATGAAGAACGGCGGCTCGATCGCCTTCTTCCAATAACTTGGCGCGGCCATGTAGAAGTGCTGCGCCTCGGCGCGCGCGAACCAGCGCGCCGCAGCATCGGTGTCCTTCTCCACGCCCGGCGCACTCCGGCCCAGCAGCAGCCCGGCGAAGTACTGGCCGAACACATTGCCCCTCTCACCGGCGCGCTGGTACAGCTGCAGGGCACGGGCAGGATCGCGTGGCAGGCCGACGCCCTTTTCAAGCAGCGCGCCAAGATCGACCTGTGCGTCGGCGTCGCCTGCAGCGGCGCGGCGTTGGATCCTCGCCACCAGCGGATGCACGGTATCGCCTGTGGCCGCTACCGCACCGGGCAGTCCCGACGATGACGACGCATAGCGCTGGTAGACCATCGCGCGCAGGTCCCAACGCAGTGCGCGCTGGGCGTCGTCGCGCTCGCGATAGGCCTTGGCCAGGTCGAAGAACGCGTACGGATTGCCGTGATTGGCGGCGGCCAGAGACCAGCGTTCGCCACGTCGCCAGGACGCGCGCAGCACCGGTGCTGGGTTGATGTGTGGACTGTCGGCATACCGCAGCGTGCCGGAGGTCCAGATCCGGCCCAGCGCCTCTTCCGCCTTGGTGTTGTGGAAGCTCCAGGGCGTGACCGCCGCGGCGCGCTCGTAGTAGGTGACGGCGCGCAGATCGTTGAAGCGCTCGAAGGTCCGCGCGGTTTCCCAGGCACCGTCGAAGCTGCCATCGGTTCCGCGTTGCTCCAGTGCCTGCTGCTGGTCCAGCTGCAGTGTGGAGGGTGGGGGCAGGCTCTGGCAGGCGGCCAGGCTTAGGCAGAGCAGGGCGGCCAGCGCCCCGGTGCGTCCATTGCGGTGTTGCATTCCTGTTACACGGTTCAGGGCGGGCCATTATGCGCTCCAGGCGTGGTTGCCGACGCAACTGTTGCACCGCGCCGGAAACCGGGGTAGGGTCGATGCCATGTCGATCCGCTTGGCCACCGCCGTCAATAACAACAACCGCAATAATCTGCGCGCGAATAATCGTGCGCGGCCGATGCGGGACTGCGCCCTGGGTAGATAGACAGCAACACACGCCCGGACACCAGAAAACCCGCATCAGCCGATGCGGGTTTTTTTGTGCCCGGGTGCAGTCCCACCCGGGCCTGGTTGCCGGTCGAACACCTTCCCCGTGAAATCCCCACAACAGGAGCTCTGCCATGTGTTCGATCTTCGGAATCTTCGGCCTGCAGGCCGGTGACGATCTTCCCGCCCTGCGCCGCCATGCGCTGGAACTGTCGCAGCGCCAGCGCCACCGTGGCCCGGACTGGAGCGGCGTGTACCTCGACGAAGGTGCGCTGCTGGTCCATGAGCGGCTGGCCATCGTCGACCCGGCCGGTGGTTCGCAGCCGTTGTTGTCGGCCGATGGCCAGCTGGCGCTGGCGGTCAACGGCGAGATCTACAACCACCAGCAGCTGAAGGCCACGTTGACCACCGCCTACGACTTCCAGACCGGTTCGGACTGTGAAGTGATCAACGCGCTGTACCGTCAGGGCGGTACGCCAGCACAGTGGCTGGAACAGCTCAACGGCATCTTCGCCTTCGCCCTGTGGGATCGCGATGCTGGCCGTGTACTGGTGGCACGCGATCCGGTCGGCGTGGTGCCGCTGTACTGGGGTCACGATGCACATGGCCGGCTGCGCGTAGCCTCGGAAATGAAGGCACTGGTCGATACCTGTGCCGATGTCGCGCAGTTCCCGCCGGGCCACTATTTCGACAGTGCCAGCGGTGAGCTGGTGCGCTACTACCAGCAGCCGTGGCGGGACTATGGCGACGTGCAGGGCCGCCAGGCCGACCTCGCCGAGCTGCGCCAGGCTTTCGAACATGCGGTGGAACGCCAGCTGATGAGTGACGTGCCGTACGGCGTACTGTTGTCCGGCGGCCTCGATTCGTCGCTGGTGGCGGCGGTGGCCGCGCGCTATGCGCGCCGCCGCATCGAGGATGGCGGGCAGACCGAAGCCTGGTGGCCGCGCCTGCATTCGTTCGCGATCGGCCTGAAGGGCTCGCCCGATCTGGCGGCCGGGGCGATCGCTGCCGAGGCACTCGGCACCGTGCATCACGGCTTCGAATACACCTTCGAGGAAGGCCTCGATGCGCTGCCGGAGGTGATCCGCCACATCGAAACCTATGACGTCACCACCATCCGTGCCTCCACGCCGATGTTCCTGCTGGCGCGGCGGATCAAGGCGATGGGCGTGAAGATGGTGCTCTCCGGCGAAGGCAGCGATGAGATCTTCGGTGGCTACCTGTACTTCCACAAGGCGCCGGATGCACGCGAATTCCACGACGAGCTGGTACGCAAGCTCGATGCCCTGCACAACTACGATTGCCTGCGCGCCAACAAGTCGATGATGGCCTGGGGCGTGGAGCCGCGTGTCCCGTTCCTCGACCGCGAGTTTCTCGACGTGGCGATGCGCTTCGATGCCGCGCACAAGATGGTCGGTGCCGGCTTCGGTGGGCGCCGCATCGAGAAGGCGGTGCTGCGCGAAGCATTCGAGGGCTACCTGCCGGACAGCATCCTGTGGCGGCAGAAGGAGCAGTTCAGCGATGGCGTCGGCTACGGCTGGATCGACGGGCTGAAGGCGCATGCCGAAGCGCAGGTGAGCGACCGTGTGTTGGCGGCAGCGGACAAGCGCTTCGCGCACAACCCGCCGCAGACCAAGGAGGCGTACTACTACCGCCACCTGTTCGAGCAGTTCTTCCCGAGTCGTGCTGCGGCGGAGACCGTGCCGGGCGGCAAGTCGATTGCCTGTTCGTCGCCGGCCGCCATTGCCTGGGATGCCAGCTTCGCGGCAGCGGCGGACCCCTCGGGCCGCGCGATTGCCGGCGTGCACGAGCAGGCACTGGCCTAAGTCCCAAAAAGGGGACGGAGGGGATTAAGTCGTTTTTGCCACAAACGACTTAATCCCCTCCGTCCCCTTTTTCGTATCATCGCCCCCTGCACATTGGGGAATGTTCATGGGCGTACAGACCGGGGGCCAGGCGCCGCCGATGAAATGGGGATGGCGTTATCTGGCCTGGGCCGGCGTGCCATTGCTGGCCGGGGTGCTGCTGGCGCGGTATGCCGGGCCGGCAGCGCCTGCGGCGGTCGCCCGTGCCTCGGTAGCCGCCGAAGGCAGCTGGGCGCAGCACCTTGCCTCACCGCTGGGCCTGTTCCTGCTGCAGCTGCTGGTGCTGCTGCTGGTGGCCAAGGGCGCGGGCGCGCTGCTCAAGCGCTTTGGACAACCGGCGGTGATCGGCGAGATGGCCGCTGGCCTGATGATGGGGCCGCTGGTGCTCGGCAGCCTGCTGCCGCAGCTGCATGGTGCCTTGTTCCCGGCCAGTTCGCTGGGGCCGCTGGGCATGCTCAGCCAGCTGGGCGTGCTGATGTTCCTGCTGGTGGCCGGTGCCGAGCTGGACCTGGCGGCGCTGCGTGGCCGCCGGCGCTTCGCCTTCACGGTCAGCCATGCCGGCATCGCGGTGCCGTTCGTGCTTGGCGTCGCCCTGGCGATCTGGCTGTATCCGCAGCACGGCCCGCAGGGCGTGGGCTTCACTGCCTTCGCGCTTTTCGTTGGTATTTCGATGAGCATCACCGCGTTCCCCGTGTTGCTGCGCATCCTTGCCGATCGTGGGATCACACAGACGCCATTGGGTCAGACCGCGATCGCCTGCGCGGCATTGGGCGATGCCACCGCCTGGTGCCTGCTGGCCTTGATCGTCGCTGCGGCCCAGGCCAGCGGCTGGTTGCCGGCCAGCCTCAACCTGCTGTGCGTGGTCGTGTTCGTGGCGCTGATGCTGGGGCTGGTGAAGCCGTGGTTTGCCCGCCAGCAGATCGCGCCGGGCCGTGAGGGACGTTGGCTGCTGGGCATCCTGCTGCTGTCGCTGGCCAGTGCGCTGGTCACCGAGATGCTGGGCATCCACGCCCTGTTCGGTGCATTCGCTGCGGGCGTCGCGGTATCGTCCAACGCGCAGCTGCGCGACCTGTTGATGGCCCGCGTCGAACCGTTCGCGGTGACCCTGCTGCTGCCGTTGTTCTTCGCCATGACCGGCCTGCGCATGCGCGCCGATGCGCTGCAGGCCAGCGATATCGTGTTGTGCGTGGTGGTGATTGCGGTGGCCACGGCCGGCAAGCTGCTGGGCACCTTCAGTGCCGCACGCAGCGCCGGCATGCCCACACGCGAAGCGTGGCGGCTGGGCGCGTTGATGAACACCCGTGGCCTGATGGAGCTGATCGTGCTCAACCTGGGCTACGAGCTGGGCCTGCTCGGCGACCGCCTGTTCGCGGTGCTGGTGATCATGGCGTTGGTGACCACGGCGATGACCGGGCCGCTGCTGAACCTGATCGAGCGACGCCGGGGCTGAGCGCTGGACGGTAGTGCCGGCCGCTGGCCGGCATCCAGGCTGGTGTGTCCAGCATCATGAGGTTGCCGGCCAGCGGCCGGCACTACCGCGCTGGCACCAGCGTCATCGTGTGCTGCGCTTTGCCGGGCAGGAACGGCGTCGGCCGCCCATGCACCCAGTCTTCGTGGCCGGCGCCCCAGTACGGCGACAGCGGGTGCCCGCTCTGGCCGCCGGGCATGTGCACGATGCCGTCGGCCTCGTGGCCGGGCGAAACCACCATGCGTTCGGAGGCGCCGAAGTTGGGCGTCTGCACGCGCGGCATGTCACGGTCGCCGGGCAGCGGGTCGGCGGGCATGCACAGCCAGCGCTTGGCGACCTCGGGCAACGCCCGTGTGACAGGGTGGCAGAGCGCCGCGGTGTTGCGCTCTCCCCAGGTGCGCTGGGCCAGTGGGCCCTGCTTGGCCAGCTCGCTCTCGGTGCGGCGTGCGGCATCAAGCAGCAGCGCGTCCCAGCTGTCGTAGGCCGGTGGCAACAGGTTGGCGGGGCGTTGCTGCAGCATCGGCCAGGCCACACCTTCAAGTTGTGCCAGGCGTGGGTCCAGATAGTCATCGCCCAGCTGCGCGTTGGCCGGTGCCAGCAGTGCATCGGACAGGGTATCCATCACCTGCGTTCGGAACTCGCGCACCACCCGGTAGCTCACCGAGCTGGCCGAGGCCCGGCCGCCCCATTGGTGGCTGACGGACTTCAACCGCTTCAGCGCAGGATCGTCACTGCGTTCGATGACGTCATGCAGCAACGCCCACCAGCGCTGCAGAAACACGGCGCGATCATCGAGCTGGATCGCCAGCAGGTCGTGTTCGTCGAAGCGGTCCTGGATGGCGAGCAGATCGCGGATCTGCTGCGCACGCGCGCCGAGGTCATAGCCACCGTTGCCGACGGTAGCCAGCGCCTCGCCGTCGAGGACGCGACCGTTGGCGGTCCACAGGCGATGGTTGGGGGGATCGATCAGCGCCGGCGAGGCATCGCTGCGGATCGGCCACGGCGCGCAGTCCTGGTTGCTGGCGGCATTGAAGCCGGCCGGTGCACAGCCGGGGCCGCGGTCAGGACGGGCACCGATCAGCCGCCAGGCAATGCGTCCGCTGCGGTCGCCGACCACCAGGTTCTGCGCAGGAATGCCGGCGCGGTCGGCGAAGTGCAGGGCGCCGTCCAGGTCGCCGGCACGGGCCAGGTCACCGAAGTCCAGGCGCACCGCGCCGGGCAGGTGTGCGACCCAACGCAGCGCATCGCCGCTGCCATCGACATGGGTGTGCAGGATCGGCCCCCAGGCGGTTTCGCGCACCGGAAACACCACATCGGCCTGGCCGGCCACCGCAATGCGTTCCTCGTGCACGGTGACGGCGGCGTTGGCCGGTTCCGTGCGGTAGTCCGCCGTGTCGATGTAGCTGTTGGTGAAGCCCCAGGCGACGTGGCCGTTGCTGCCGACAATTACCGCCGGCAGGCCAGGCAGCGAGAAGCCGGTGACGTCGACCTGGCCGCCAGCAGCCTGCGGGTCGGGGTAACGCAGGCGCACCCGGAACCACAGGCCAGGCGCGCGCAGGCCCAGGTGCATGTCGTCGGCGACGATCGCGCGGCCGTCGGCAGTGAGTGCGCCGGCCACCGCGAAGTTGTTGCTGCCGATGACGTCCGCCTCCTCCTGCTCGGTGCCCTGCTTTCCCTTCAATGTGCGCAGATCGAGCTGGCTTGCATCGGGCAGGGCCGCGTTGCCGGTGGCTTCGCCAAACAGCGGTGCATCCCATTCGGTGCCGTCGTGGGCGATCAGCGCGTACAGCGCCGGCGGCACCACCGCGCGGATGCGGCTCAGGGCAAGCTCGGTCTGGTTGTTCGGGTCCTGCAGGTCGGCGTACATGGCCAGGCCGGCCAGCACGCTGTCACTGGCCTGCCACGGCTGTGGCGATTGCCGCAGCAGCAGGTAGGCCCACGGTCGCACGGAGAGATCGGTCAGGCCCTCGTTGACCCCTCCGACGTAGGCGCTCACGGCTTCGATGTTGTCGCCCAGCGCAGCCTGCATGTTCGCCTCGGTGCGCGCGCGCAGCCGGTGCACGCGCATGCGCTTGTCGGCGTCGATGGCCTTCGGCCCGAACAGCGCCGACAGCTCGCCGGCGGCACTGCGGCGCATCAGGTCCATCTCGAAATAGCGCTCCTGTGCGTGCACGTGGCCGAGTGCACGCATCGCGTCGGCCTGACTGCCGGCAGTGATGGTGACCACGCCCAGCGCATCGCGCTCGATGGTGACCGGCCTGGCCAGCCCAGGCAGTGCATGTTCGCCGTCGAGGTCGGCCAGGCTGCCGCGCAGCAGCAGCCACAGGCCCAGTACGGTAACCAGCACGATGGCGATCAGCACGCCCAGCACCCAACGCCATGTACGTCGCATCGCACGTCCTTTCCGAACTCGTGGGCCGATTGTAGCCGCAGGCGCAACTGCGACTGATTCCGATTAGATCACCGTATTTTGAAATGCGGCACCCTATGTCACATCGATTCACAGGAGCCCCCCCCATGAAAGGCAACCCGGACGTCATCGCCTGCCTGAAGGAACTGCTGCGCGGCGAACTCGCTGCCCGCGACCAGTACTTCATCCATTCCCGCCGCTACGAGGACCAGGGCCTGTTCGCGCTGTACGAACGCCTGAACCACGAGATGGAAGAGGAAACCCAGCACGCCGACGCGCTGCTGCGCCGGATCCTGTTCCTCGGCGGCGACCCGGACATGCGCCCGCATGCCACCGAGCCGGGCAAGACCGTGGAGGAGATGCTGCAGAAGGATCTCGACACTGAATACGCGGTTCGGAACAATCTCGCCGCCGGCATGAAGCTGTGCGAAGAGAAGGGCGACTACGTGAGCCGCGACATGCTGCTGGCGCAGCTGAAGGACACCGAGGAAGACCACGCCTGGTGGCTGGAACAGCAGCTGGGCCTGATCAAGCGCATCGGCCTGGAGCTGTACCAGCTGAGCAAGATCGACGGCAACGGCGCCCCGGCGCACTGAGCCGGCACCGCTTTCTGTAGAGCCGACCGCTGGTCGGCTGCATTTCGCAGAGCAGCCGACCAGCGGTCGGCTCTACCAGAAGAAGCACAGCGTTCTGTCGCCCGCCAGCATCGGAGCACCGCCAGCCAGCCTTCGCCAGCCAGCTGCTCCACCGCCCGCCAGCCGACAACGAAAAAGCCGGGGAATGCCCCGGCTTTTTCGTGTCTGATCTCCGGCAAGGCGTGTCAACCAAGGTTGACACCTACCAGGGACGTTGCCCGGGGTCAGAGCCCGTTCCGACGGAACGGGATCCGACCCCCAGCCCTCATTCCACCGACAGCCCTTCGACCTTCTGCCAGCCACGCGGCAGCAGGTGGCCGCGGGTGGCGCGGGCGCCGAGGTAGGCGTCGAGCTCGTTGAACTTCAGCCCCATCGTGCGCTGCCCGCTGCGTACCTGCAGGGTCTGCCCCGGGCTGATCGCCACGATGGCGACCACGCGTTCGGTGGCGAGCTTGGCCTTGGGGATCTCGATGATCTTGTTGCCCTTGCCCTTGTCCAGTTCCGGCAGGTCGTTGGCGGCGATTGCCAGCAGGTTGCCCGAACTGGTCACCGCCACGATGCGGTCGGTGGCGACGTTGGCCACCACCGACGGGGTCAGCACGGTCGAACCGGCTGACAGGTTCAGCATCGCCTTGCCGGCCTTGTTGCGGCCGATCAGGTTCTCGAAGCGGGTGACGAAGCCGTAGCCGTGGGTGGAGGCCAGCACGAAGCGGGTCTCCGGCTCGGCGCTGGCCAGGGTCACGAAGCTGGTGCCTGCGGCCGGCGAGAAGCGTCCGGTCAGCGGTTCACCGTTGCCACGCGCGGAGGGCAGGGTATGCACCGGCGTCGAGTAGGCGCGACCCTCGCTGTCCAGGAACGCGACCTGCTGGGTGCTGCGTGCGCGCACCGCACCCTGCAGCGCGTCGCCATCGCGATAGGACAGCGTCGAGGCATCGATGTCGTGGCCCTTGGCGGCGCGGATCCAGCCCTTCTCGGACATCACCACCGTCATCGGCTCGCTCGGCACCAGCTCGGTCTCGTCGATGGCCTGCGCGGCCTGGCGCTGCACCAGCGGCGAACGGCGTGCGTCGCCGAACTTCTTGGCATCGGCGGTCAGTTCGTCGCGGATCAGCTTCTTCAGCTTGGTCTTGCTGTCGAGGATGCCGAGGATCTTCTCGCGCTCCTTGGCCAGCTCGTCCTGCTCGCCACGGATCTTCATCTCTTCCAGGCGCGCAAGCTGTTTCAGCTTGGTTTCCAGGATGTACTCGGCCTGGTCGTCGGACAGGCCGAAGCGCGCGATCAGCGCCGCCTTCGGTTCGTCCTCGGTCCGGATGATGTGGATCACCTCATCCAGGTTGAGGAAGGCGACCAGCAGGCCTTCCAACAGGTGCAGGCGGCGCTCGACCTTCTGCAGGCGGTGCTGCAGGCGGCGGGTGACCGTGTTGCTGCGGAAGGTCAGCCATTCGCTGAGCAGCATCTTCAGGTTCTTCACCTGCGGACGGCCGTCCAGCCCGATCACGTTGAGGTTGACGCGGTAGCTGCGCTCCATGTCCGTGGTCGCGAACAGGTGGCCCATCAGCTGCTCGGCGTCGACGCGGTTGGAACGCGGCACCAGCACCACGCGCACCGGGTTGGCATGGTCAGACTCATCGCGGATATCTTCCAGCCAGGGCAGCTTCTTGGCGCGCATCTGCGCGGCGATCTGCTCGATCACCTTCGACGGCGACACCTGGAACGGCAGCGCGGTGACCACGATGTTGTTGGCTTCCTTGGTGAAGGTCGCACGCGCACGCACGCTGCCGTTGCCGGTCTCGTACATGTTCCGCAGGTCATTGGCCGCAGTGATGATCTCGGCGCTGGAGGGGTAGTCCGGTCCCTGCACGTGCTCGCACAGGTCGCGCACGCTGGCCTCGGGGTTGTCCAGCAGGTGCAGCAGCGCGCTGACGATCTCGTTGAGATTGTGCGGCGGTACGTCGGTGGCCATGCCTACGGCAATGCCGGTGGTGCCGTTCAGCAGCAGGTGCGGCAGCCGCGCCGGCATCCAGGTCGGCTCCTGCAGGGTGCCGTCGAAGTTCGGTGCCCAGTCGGTGGTGCCCTGGCCCAGTTCGCCCAGCAGCACTTCGGCAATCGGGGTCAGCTTGGATTCGGTGTAACGCATCGCCGCGAACGACTTCGGGTCGTCGCTGGAGCCGAAGTTGCCCTGGCCCTCGATCAGCGGGTAGCGGTACGAGAACGGCTGCGCCATCAGCACCAGCGCCTCGTAGCACGCGCTGTCGCCATGCGGGTGGTACTTACCGATGACGTCACCGACGGTGCGCGCGGACTTCTTCGGCTTGGACGCGGCATTCAGGCCCAGCTCGCTCATCGAATAGATGATGCGGCGCTGTACCGGCTTCAGGCCGTCGCCGATGAACGGCAGGGCACGGTCCAGGACCACGTACATCGAGTAGTCGAGGTAGGCGCGTTCGGCGTACTCGCGCAGCGGCAGTTGTTCGAATCCGTGGAACACGGGGCGGGCAAGATCGGTCATGCGGCGTTGTTACCTATTGTCGGGAGGCGGCGACGGCGGTCGCCGCTCGCAATCCTGTGATTATCCGGATGCGGCCGGGGATGCCAAGCCGCGCGCAGGGTCCAGCCCGGTTTCCAGGCCATGCCCGGCCCGCGCCAGGTAGCGCCCTGGCGGCAAACCGAAGTGGCGGCGGAACACGGTGACGAAGGCGCTGGCGCTGCTGAAGCCCAGCGCGTGGGCGATATCGGCCACGCTGCGGCCGTCGGTCAGCTGGCGCAGCGCCTCGGACAGGCGGGCCTGCTGCCGCCACTGGGCGAAGCTGAGCGTGGTCTCGTCGCGGAAGTGGCGGGTCAGGCTGCGCGGCGACAGGCCCGCCCAGTGCGCCCATTCGGCCAGGCTGCGCTCGTCGGACGGGTCGGCCAGCAGCTGCGATGCGATCTTCAGCAGGCGCCGGTCGTGCGGCATCGGCAGGTGCATGCGCTGGCGCGGGGCGGTGCGGATTTCGTCCAGCAGCACATCGATGATGTGCTGGCGCTCAGGGGTGGTGGCATAGCCCAGCGGCCATTCGCAGATACGGTCGGCCAGCGCCTGCGCCAGCTTGGACAGGCCCAGCACGCAGGGGTCGGAGGGCAGGGCGGCGCAGGCGGGCGCGGCCAGCGCCATGCCCCAGCCACGCAATGGCCCGTCGAGGGTGACCGTATGCGGCTCCAGCGGCGGCATCCAGCCGGCCGAACCCGGCGCCAGCGACCACGTGCCGTGCGAAGTGCGGGTGGTCAACAGACCGCGCTCGACACAGATCAGCTGTGCGCGCTGGTGGTGATGCCAGTCCACTTCACGGACCAGGCCCTGCGGGCTGTCGAAGCGGAAAGCGACAACCGGAGGGCCGTCATTGCGCTCGAACCAGTCCAGTGCGTCATCACGCAGCAGGCGCTTGGGAGGGGGGATTTCTGCCTTGTTCATCATATCCGCTGGCTGAAATGTGTCATCCATTGGCTGAATTGTACTACCGGGCCAGCTGAGTGGGCCATTAAGGTGAGCGCCTTCACTGATCCAGCCCACTGCTGCAACACAGCATTCGATGCCAGATCGAATATTTCCATTGAGAAATATTTTTTTTGGAAGAGAATGCTCCCCCATGATCTGTCCTGCAACCACTCCCCCCAGCTTCGGCCTGCTGCTGCGCCAGGTGCGCGACGGCCTGGTCCGCCAACTCGACGCCTCCATGGCTGAAGAAGACCTCGGCATCGGCTTCACCCACTACATCGGGTTGAAGGTGCTTTCGAACATGGCCCCGTGCACCGCCAACGAACTGGCCCAGGCCATCGACCAGGTACCCAGTGCGGTGACCCGCCTGCTGGACAAGCTGGAGGCGCTCGGTTGCGTGCGCCGTGAAGCGCATGCCCAGGACCGGCGTGCGCTGCAGATCGTGCTGACCGATGAAGGCCGCGCCCTGTGGGCACGGTTGAAGCTGCGCGGCGACGCGGTGATGGATTACGCCCTGCGTGACCTGTCCGCCGACGAACGCACGCAGCTGCTGTCCCTCCTTACCCGAATCCGCGATTCCCTGACGACCCCATGAACCCGATCCCGCATTCCACTCTCCGCCGGTCCGGGCGCGCGCTGCTGGTATCAGCGCTGGCCCTGGCCTTGGCCGCCTGCGCCAGCAGTCGTGGCCTCAACCCGCAGGGCCATGTGCTCGAAGTGGACAGCCTGCACAGTGAACGCACCCTGGCCGACACCGATCTGAGCGCCACCGGCTTCCCCGCCCAGGACTGGTGGAAAGCGCTGGGCGATCCGCAGCTGGACGCACTGATCAGCGAAGGCCTGGCCGGCCATCCGAGCCTGGATGCCGCCGATGCACGCCTGCGCCAGGCGCAGTCGCAGGTCGGCACCGCGCGTGCCGATCGCCTGCCCAGCCTGTCGGTGTCCGGTGGTTACACCGGTCTGCGCCTGCCCGAGTCGATGGCCGGCAGCGAGATGGGAGGCCATTACGCTGGCAGCAGCCAGGTCGCGTTTGATTTCAGCTATGGCGTGGACCTGTGGGGCGGCAAGCGCGCTGCCTGGGAGGCCGCCGTGGATGGCGCGCATGCCGCCACTGTTGAAGCCCAGGCCGCGCGCCTGAACCTGTCGACCGGCATCGCCCAGGCCTATGCCGACCTGGCCTACGCGTGGCAGCTCAACGACGTGGCCGAGGAAGAGCTGACCCGCTCGCAGAAGTCGCTTCAGCTGACCCGCCAGCGCCGCAGCGCCGGCATCGACAGCGACCTGCAGGTGCGCCAGGCCGAGGCCCGCGTGCCGGCCGCGCAGCAGCAGGTGCTGGCCGCACAGC contains:
- the dapE gene encoding succinyl-diaminopimelate desuccinylase, with the protein product MSAVLDLTCELIARPSVTPDDAGCQTLLAARLKQAGFQCDHLRLGEVDNLWATHGQGAPVLVLLGHTDVVPPGPREAWASDPFTPQIREGVLYGRGTADMKGSVAAFVVAAEQFVAAHPDHTGTLAVLLTSDEEGDAIDGVRHVARLFAERGQRIDWCITGEPSSTATLGDLLRVGRRGSLSAKLRVQGVQGHVAYPEKARNPIHQAAPALAELSARRWDDGYESFPPTSLQISNIHAGTGANNVIPGELEVDFNIRYNPHWDAPKLEAEITALLDQHGLQYTLKWHRSGEPFYTPEGTLRATARAVLAEHIGRAPEESTGGGTSDARFIAPLGAQCIEVGPVNASIHQVDENVRVDELEALPGLYQRLVERLLV
- the asnB gene encoding asparagine synthase B, encoding MCSIFGIFGLQAGDDLPALRRHALELSQRQRHRGPDWSGVYLDEGALLVHERLAIVDPAGGSQPLLSADGQLALAVNGEIYNHQQLKATLTTAYDFQTGSDCEVINALYRQGGTPAQWLEQLNGIFAFALWDRDAGRVLVARDPVGVVPLYWGHDAHGRLRVASEMKALVDTCADVAQFPPGHYFDSASGELVRYYQQPWRDYGDVQGRQADLAELRQAFEHAVERQLMSDVPYGVLLSGGLDSSLVAAVAARYARRRIEDGGQTEAWWPRLHSFAIGLKGSPDLAAGAIAAEALGTVHHGFEYTFEEGLDALPEVIRHIETYDVTTIRASTPMFLLARRIKAMGVKMVLSGEGSDEIFGGYLYFHKAPDAREFHDELVRKLDALHNYDCLRANKSMMAWGVEPRVPFLDREFLDVAMRFDAAHKMVGAGFGGRRIEKAVLREAFEGYLPDSILWRQKEQFSDGVGYGWIDGLKAHAEAQVSDRVLAAADKRFAHNPPQTKEAYYYRHLFEQFFPSRAAAETVPGGKSIACSSPAAIAWDASFAAAADPSGRAIAGVHEQALA
- a CDS encoding tetratricopeptide repeat protein; protein product: MQHRNGRTGALAALLCLSLAACQSLPPPSTLQLDQQQALEQRGTDGSFDGAWETARTFERFNDLRAVTYYERAAAVTPWSFHNTKAEEALGRIWTSGTLRYADSPHINPAPVLRASWRRGERWSLAAANHGNPYAFFDLAKAYRERDDAQRALRWDLRAMVYQRYASSSSGLPGAVAATGDTVHPLVARIQRRAAAGDADAQVDLGALLEKGVGLPRDPARALQLYQRAGERGNVFGQYFAGLLLGRSAPGVEKDTDAAARWFARAEAQHFYMAAPSYWKKAIEPPFFIFSE
- a CDS encoding cation:proton antiporter; the encoded protein is MFMGVQTGGQAPPMKWGWRYLAWAGVPLLAGVLLARYAGPAAPAAVARASVAAEGSWAQHLASPLGLFLLQLLVLLLVAKGAGALLKRFGQPAVIGEMAAGLMMGPLVLGSLLPQLHGALFPASSLGPLGMLSQLGVLMFLLVAGAELDLAALRGRRRFAFTVSHAGIAVPFVLGVALAIWLYPQHGPQGVGFTAFALFVGISMSITAFPVLLRILADRGITQTPLGQTAIACAALGDATAWCLLALIVAAAQASGWLPASLNLLCVVVFVALMLGLVKPWFARQQIAPGREGRWLLGILLLSLASALVTEMLGIHALFGAFAAGVAVSSNAQLRDLLMARVEPFAVTLLLPLFFAMTGLRMRADALQASDIVLCVVVIAVATAGKLLGTFSAARSAGMPTREAWRLGALMNTRGLMELIVLNLGYELGLLGDRLFAVLVIMALVTTAMTGPLLNLIERRRG
- a CDS encoding arsenate reductase → MAMSTTVYGLKNCDTCKKATKWLDRFGVPYTFVDYRDNKPSPETLLAWAAQLGGLAAMVNKSSTTWRQLPDNRKAADSEAEWKLLLREYPQLIKRPLVVTADGTVSQGFSDNGFKARFGVGDA